Proteins from a single region of Halogeometricum borinquense DSM 11551:
- a CDS encoding DUF5518 domain-containing protein has protein sequence MVSPLPTRTLQTEWRFALIGALASLPVAAVVNSLPNSEATLGGGVMIIGAFIGGAIAAIRSASPDAAGLRAGFLGGVIAVLTFIVTVVSAASSGTVAAWTLSRIVFWVAGGVLVLCVAPIFGLGCGRVGGWAANTVSSRWATGANASK, from the coding sequence ATGGTCTCACCGCTCCCTACCCGCACCCTCCAGACAGAATGGCGATTCGCGCTTATCGGCGCACTAGCCTCGCTGCCCGTCGCTGCCGTTGTGAACTCGCTACCGAACTCGGAGGCAACCCTCGGTGGCGGTGTCATGATAATCGGAGCGTTCATCGGGGGAGCTATCGCCGCAATCCGCTCGGCATCCCCGGATGCTGCAGGACTTCGTGCTGGGTTCCTTGGTGGCGTCATCGCAGTACTCACGTTCATTGTGACAGTAGTCAGTGCCGCGAGCAGTGGTACGGTGGCAGCATGGACACTATCCAGAATCGTATTCTGGGTCGCCGGTGGAGTATTGGTCCTCTGCGTCGCCCCCATATTCGGTCTGGGATGCGGGCGTGTCGGTGGATGGGCGGCAAACACCGTCTCCTCACGATGGGCAACCGGCGCAAACGCGTCAAAATAA